Proteins encoded within one genomic window of Synergistaceae bacterium:
- a CDS encoding ABC transporter permease — translation MLAVTTIIIAACFVTNPVPAIFILISAIAIPLSGFSASYLIQELITRIGRNSFLILSLLIPIMAGMGLNFGMVLGAMAGQIGLLMICDWGVVGIPGMVLACLIGTPIAIVLGIFCGAVLNRAKGREMVTSYILGFFINGVYQMTVLYFMGWIIPITNPSLLLSRGYGVRNAVSLLGIRGVLDNLVPTVIAGVKDSQQFISINSKGAFAVIQLPFFDGAIRIPLATLIVIALFCVFIVWFRKTKLGQDMRAIGQNQAVADSAGIAVNRTRVIAIVISTVLACYGQIIYLQNMGTLNTYNSHDQAGMFSIAALLIGGASVSRASIANVFLGVILFHLMFIVAPMAGKNLIGEAQIGEYFRVFVSYGIIAIALVLHAWKRNREREAARRSLRGNEGGR, via the coding sequence ATTTTAGCAGTTACGACGATAATAATAGCTGCCTGCTTTGTAACGAATCCGGTTCCTGCGATATTTATATTAATTTCGGCGATTGCTATTCCATTAAGCGGTTTCTCTGCAAGTTACTTGATTCAGGAACTTATAACAAGAATCGGGCGTAACTCGTTCTTGATTCTGTCGTTATTGATTCCAATTATGGCGGGAATGGGCTTAAATTTCGGAATGGTACTCGGAGCAATGGCCGGCCAAATAGGTTTATTAATGATATGCGACTGGGGAGTCGTAGGTATTCCGGGAATGGTGCTCGCGTGCTTGATAGGGACTCCGATTGCAATAGTACTCGGAATTTTCTGCGGGGCAGTCTTGAATCGCGCAAAAGGCCGTGAAATGGTAACGTCTTATATTCTTGGATTCTTCATTAACGGCGTGTATCAAATGACAGTTTTATATTTTATGGGCTGGATAATTCCAATTACGAATCCTTCACTATTATTATCGCGCGGCTATGGAGTGCGTAACGCCGTCAGCTTGCTGGGGATTCGCGGAGTTCTTGATAATTTAGTGCCGACCGTTATAGCAGGAGTAAAAGACTCACAGCAATTTATCAGCATTAATTCAAAAGGTGCATTTGCAGTGATTCAGCTGCCATTTTTTGATGGTGCAATAAGAATCCCGTTAGCGACATTAATAGTAATTGCGTTGTTCTGCGTGTTTATAGTCTGGTTCAGAAAAACAAAACTCGGTCAAGATATGCGCGCAATCGGACAAAATCAAGCAGTCGCCGACTCTGCCGGAATTGCTGTAAATCGTACGCGAGTCATTGCAATAGTGATTTCAACTGTATTAGCATGCTACGGACAAATAATTTATTTACAGAATATGGGAACGCTTAACACCTACAACAGCCACGATCAAGCGGGTATGTTCTCGATTGCTGCATTATTAATCGGAGGCGCGAGCGTATCACGTGCAAGCATCGCAAATGTTTTCTTAGGAGTCATACTATTTCACTTGATGTTTATTGTTGCACCTATGGCCGGTAAAAATTTAATCGGTGAAGCTCAAATCGGTGAATATTTTAGAGTCTTTGTCTCATACGGGATAATAGCTATTGCGCTTGTCCTTCACGCATGGAAGAGAAACAGAGAACGAGAAGCAGCCCGCAGAAGTCTTCGCGGTAATGAAGGAGGCAGATAA